From a region of the Leptospira kmetyi serovar Malaysia str. Bejo-Iso9 genome:
- the rdgB gene encoding RdgB/HAM1 family non-canonical purine NTP pyrophosphatase, with protein MKQLALATNNSHKVKEVGSILMELGVKVLTPKELNVSFDVEETGTTFAENALLKAKELFRLTKLPSIADDSGICVSALGGDPGVYSARFGGEGLNDEGRARLLLEKIKGNTDRKAYYACVIAYVDETTERTFEGKCEGILSEEYDSIGIYGFGYDPVFIYPSFQKPFSQIPEAEKNSVSHRKRALDGLLEFLKTKS; from the coding sequence TTGAAGCAACTCGCTCTCGCTACAAACAACTCCCATAAAGTAAAAGAAGTCGGCTCCATTCTCATGGAGCTCGGGGTGAAGGTCCTTACGCCGAAGGAACTGAACGTTTCTTTCGACGTAGAGGAAACGGGAACCACGTTCGCGGAAAACGCCCTTTTGAAGGCGAAAGAATTGTTCCGTTTGACGAAACTTCCTTCCATCGCGGACGATTCCGGAATTTGTGTTTCCGCACTCGGAGGAGATCCGGGCGTTTATTCCGCAAGATTCGGCGGAGAAGGATTGAACGACGAAGGCCGCGCCCGTTTGCTTTTAGAAAAAATCAAAGGGAACACGGATCGTAAAGCCTATTACGCTTGCGTCATCGCCTATGTGGACGAAACGACCGAACGGACATTTGAAGGAAAGTGCGAGGGGATTCTTTCGGAAGAATATGATTCAATCGGAATATACGGTTTCGGTTATGATCCCGTTTTTATTTATCCTTCTTTTCAAAAACCGTTTTCACAGATTCCCGAAGCGGAAAAGAATTCCGTTTCTCATAGAAAAAGAGCCCTCGACGGGCTCTTAGAATTCTTAAAAACGAAATCCTAA
- a CDS encoding class I SAM-dependent methyltransferase, with the protein MKELNRKQFLKSFLYLYLSGFALDLLSKDQKGKNPPQTKENSNALDAPSESNFRNVYLDPKLKEEFFLFLQNVYHLYPEESFHKLIFEVSQSKQNDREIYETILKEIPQIKPFAGAITYALPALKKQKLEISNEVSGLLGEGSPVNGYLEIGTTGRYVGHLKKKLKLSGDVFVLNDLEPKYSAEDLAERGQIGKVGKFIALGDYDPISNAAIRSESLDLVTNFIGFHHSPAKRLDGFIGSIARVLKPGGKLVLRDHDVYSKEMKSIVALAHDVYNVGLEISWKETAQQIRNFTSVAEIEERVSVFGLKPLKKYVLQKGDPTKNTLMVFVKSA; encoded by the coding sequence ATGAAAGAACTGAATCGGAAACAATTTCTAAAGTCCTTCCTTTATTTATATTTGAGCGGGTTCGCGTTGGACCTGCTTTCCAAGGATCAGAAAGGGAAGAATCCTCCGCAAACAAAGGAGAATTCGAACGCCTTAGACGCGCCATCCGAATCGAACTTTAGAAACGTTTATCTGGATCCAAAACTCAAGGAAGAATTCTTTTTATTTCTTCAAAACGTATATCATCTTTATCCCGAGGAAAGTTTTCATAAACTTATATTCGAAGTCTCCCAATCGAAACAAAACGATCGCGAGATTTACGAAACCATTCTGAAGGAGATTCCTCAGATCAAGCCGTTCGCGGGGGCCATTACCTACGCGCTTCCCGCTCTCAAAAAACAAAAATTAGAAATTTCGAATGAAGTCTCGGGACTTTTAGGAGAAGGGAGTCCCGTAAACGGTTATCTGGAAATCGGAACCACGGGAAGATACGTGGGCCATCTCAAAAAGAAACTGAAACTTTCCGGCGACGTGTTCGTGTTAAACGACTTGGAACCGAAATACAGCGCGGAGGATCTGGCAGAACGAGGACAGATCGGAAAGGTCGGCAAATTTATCGCGTTAGGCGATTACGATCCGATTTCGAACGCCGCGATCCGATCCGAGAGTTTGGATTTGGTTACGAACTTTATAGGCTTTCATCATTCTCCCGCAAAACGTTTGGACGGTTTTATCGGTTCGATCGCGCGCGTTTTAAAACCCGGAGGAAAACTCGTTCTCCGAGATCACGACGTATATTCGAAGGAAATGAAATCGATTGTCGCGTTGGCTCACGATGTGTATAACGTAGGTTTGGAGATTTCCTGGAAGGAAACGGCGCAACAAATCCGGAACTTTACTTCGGTTGCCGAGATCGAAGAAAGGGTCAGCGTCTTCGGTTTAAAACCTCTGAAAAAATACGTTCTTCAAAAAGGCGATCCTACTAAAAATACGTTGATGGTATTCGTAAAATCCGCATGA
- a CDS encoding OmpA family protein has translation MRSKLRSILPLILSFPFLTGLQAEDKLLIGKILQFGKLLATENAYVPIESNEITSELSKLNDKTVRILCNMKGSTCNPIRYEIFPFLDSKEIKPWTIKKIPDYVNHNIFAFNPNASPDGKYLFWTAYIKRGKSGTQKIWFSKLDEKGFWEDGKEMSAPLNNEMPSAVISALPGGNELFVFGTFGERELLEELSKDFESKGELAARSSKNSNEYRKKIEELRVEYDERSRQITRRVPLYKSFKEKDSWSKPSILKFPDFYNLYRKKNDSSQEVFGGSTLSSSGRILIYSSQHKDSKGKLDLYATKMLSDGTFPLGTNLGEVINTDHEEMAPFLASDDRTLYFSSDGHKGLSIYMTRRIGDGWDQWTKPVEVSENLKGVNFFSIPANSDWAYISKEGQLFMAYLPKEMRPEKVVLIDGKVLDTDGNPLSADIHYESLKSHEKIGSAKSDPSTGNFSIVLPFGENYGFYAQKKGYLPVSQNLNLSSKKKFSEKVEVVLQLPPIRERGTIQINNLFFESKSFEIAPESAPELDRLAEIVKENPEIEIQIEGHTDNVGKKKDNLILSEKRATAVAEYLSKKHSIPKERIQTKGFGDSVPLSKNDSDEGRRKNRRVNFTILKKK, from the coding sequence ATGCGTTCTAAACTTCGATCCATTCTTCCGTTGATCCTGAGTTTTCCGTTTTTGACCGGCCTTCAAGCCGAGGATAAATTATTGATCGGTAAGATTCTCCAGTTCGGAAAATTACTCGCGACCGAAAACGCATACGTCCCGATCGAATCCAACGAAATCACTTCCGAACTTTCCAAACTCAACGATAAGACCGTGAGAATTCTCTGCAACATGAAGGGTTCCACTTGCAATCCGATTCGTTACGAAATTTTTCCGTTTCTCGATTCGAAGGAAATCAAACCCTGGACGATCAAAAAAATTCCCGATTACGTAAATCATAATATATTCGCGTTCAATCCCAACGCTTCTCCCGATGGGAAATATCTTTTCTGGACCGCTTACATCAAACGAGGCAAATCCGGAACGCAGAAGATCTGGTTTTCCAAACTGGACGAGAAAGGTTTTTGGGAAGACGGAAAAGAAATGAGTGCGCCCTTAAACAACGAGATGCCTTCGGCGGTGATCTCCGCGCTTCCGGGCGGAAACGAACTCTTCGTCTTCGGCACGTTCGGCGAACGAGAACTCTTGGAAGAACTTTCCAAGGACTTCGAAAGCAAGGGAGAATTGGCCGCGCGTTCCTCCAAGAACTCGAACGAATACAGAAAAAAAATCGAAGAACTCAGAGTCGAATACGACGAAAGATCGAGACAGATCACGAGAAGAGTTCCTCTTTATAAAAGTTTTAAGGAAAAGGATTCCTGGTCGAAACCGAGTATATTAAAGTTTCCTGATTTTTATAATCTCTACAGAAAGAAGAACGATTCCAGTCAGGAAGTTTTCGGCGGTTCCACTCTTTCCTCTTCGGGAAGAATCTTGATCTATTCCTCCCAACACAAAGACTCGAAGGGAAAGCTCGATCTTTACGCGACCAAAATGTTAAGCGACGGAACGTTTCCTCTTGGTACGAACTTAGGCGAGGTTATCAACACCGATCACGAAGAGATGGCTCCGTTTCTCGCAAGCGACGATAGAACCCTTTACTTTTCGAGCGACGGTCACAAAGGTCTTTCGATCTATATGACGAGAAGAATCGGCGACGGTTGGGATCAGTGGACCAAACCCGTGGAAGTTTCCGAAAACCTAAAAGGCGTGAACTTCTTTTCGATTCCCGCAAACAGCGACTGGGCTTATATCAGCAAGGAAGGCCAGTTGTTTATGGCGTATCTTCCGAAAGAAATGCGCCCCGAAAAGGTAGTCCTGATCGACGGCAAGGTTTTGGACACGGACGGAAATCCTTTGTCCGCGGATATACATTACGAATCCCTAAAGTCTCACGAAAAGATCGGAAGCGCCAAAAGCGATCCTTCCACCGGAAACTTTTCGATCGTTCTTCCCTTCGGAGAGAACTACGGTTTTTACGCGCAGAAGAAAGGTTATCTTCCCGTTTCTCAAAACCTGAACCTCAGTTCCAAAAAGAAATTTTCGGAAAAGGTCGAAGTGGTTTTACAACTTCCTCCGATCCGGGAGCGAGGAACGATCCAAATCAATAATTTATTCTTCGAATCCAAAAGTTTCGAGATCGCTCCCGAATCCGCTCCGGAACTCGATCGTCTCGCCGAAATCGTAAAGGAAAACCCAGAGATCGAAATTCAGATCGAAGGTCATACCGACAACGTCGGAAAGAAAAAAGACAACCTGATTCTTTCCGAAAAACGCGCGACCGCGGTCGCGGAATATCTTTCCAAAAAACATTCGATTCCCAAGGAAAGAATTCAGACCAAAGGTTTCGGCGATTCGGTTCCCCTTTCGAAAAACGATTCGGACGAAGGCCGTAGAAAAAACAGAAGGGTAAACTTTACCATTCTCAAGAAGAAATGA
- the creD gene encoding cell envelope integrity protein CreD: MEVKTPLQQLFLWFRNSLTIRIIGIGILALLLLIPSFMISSLIQERQQTRSVAEEEVTSKWGNSQTIGGPIVSVPFYDWVNNERGERESVLRYAHFLPEELQITGSVKPEKRYRGIYVVPLYQGELTIHGSFGALDKHSLPISNRNLLWSEAFLSLGISDVKGIREKIYVNLDGAKKEMGPGTRSADVFLSGVSLKTPWDAGRPKEFSLKLSFNGSKELFFLPMAKETKVNLDSPWQTPSFEGDFLPDFRDVTNTGFKANWKVLELNRNYPQDFIADSQSSEINGYRFGVRFLLPVDEYHKTVRSSKYSELFLLLTFITYFFIEVYKKVRLHFIQYLLLGFAVLLFYIMLLSLTEHIPFNWAYWIASSLILALVTLYSRSFFKGEFVFIVAGGTIFVFYLFFFALLQLEDFALLVGTFGLFVLLAIAMYFTRRIQELESDKDS, from the coding sequence ATGGAAGTTAAAACTCCCCTGCAACAGTTGTTTCTTTGGTTTCGGAATTCGCTTACGATTCGTATTATCGGGATCGGAATTTTGGCTCTTCTGCTTTTGATTCCTTCCTTTATGATTTCGTCCCTGATTCAGGAAAGGCAACAAACCAGAAGTGTAGCGGAGGAGGAAGTCACTTCCAAATGGGGGAATTCTCAGACGATCGGAGGTCCCATCGTTTCGGTTCCTTTTTACGATTGGGTCAACAATGAAAGAGGAGAAAGGGAGAGCGTTCTACGTTATGCGCACTTTCTCCCCGAAGAGTTGCAGATCACCGGAAGCGTGAAACCCGAAAAAAGATACAGAGGGATTTACGTGGTTCCCTTGTATCAGGGAGAATTGACCATTCACGGAAGTTTCGGCGCGTTGGACAAACATTCTCTTCCGATCTCCAATCGGAATCTGCTTTGGTCCGAGGCTTTTCTTTCTCTCGGGATCAGCGACGTTAAGGGAATTCGCGAAAAAATTTACGTAAATCTAGACGGAGCCAAAAAGGAGATGGGACCGGGAACAAGAAGCGCGGACGTTTTCCTTTCGGGCGTAAGTTTGAAAACTCCTTGGGATGCGGGACGTCCGAAAGAATTTTCGCTGAAACTTTCGTTTAACGGAAGTAAGGAATTGTTCTTCTTGCCGATGGCAAAGGAAACGAAAGTCAATCTGGATTCTCCTTGGCAAACTCCTTCTTTCGAGGGGGATTTTTTACCCGATTTCAGGGACGTTACGAACACAGGTTTTAAAGCGAACTGGAAAGTTTTGGAACTCAATCGGAATTATCCTCAGGATTTTATCGCGGATTCGCAATCCAGCGAAATCAACGGATATCGTTTCGGGGTTCGTTTTCTTCTTCCGGTCGACGAATATCATAAGACCGTTCGTTCCTCCAAATACAGCGAGTTGTTTCTGCTTCTTACCTTCATCACGTATTTTTTCATCGAAGTTTACAAAAAAGTAAGACTTCATTTTATTCAATACCTTCTTTTAGGTTTCGCGGTTCTCCTTTTCTATATTATGCTTTTATCATTGACGGAGCATATTCCGTTCAACTGGGCGTATTGGATCGCGAGCTCGCTCATTCTCGCGTTAGTCACCTTGTATTCCAGATCTTTTTTCAAGGGAGAATTCGTTTTTATCGTCGCCGGTGGGACGATTTTCGTTTTCTATCTATTCTTCTTTGCGCTACTTCAACTCGAGGACTTCGCATTATTGGTGGGAACCTTCGGATTGTTCGTGTTGCTCGCCATCGCGATGTATTTTACGAGAAGAATTCAGGAGTTGGAATCGGATAAAGATTCATAA
- a CDS encoding catalase family protein, producing the protein MGKKIGYITLGIFILIGLSYWAGQGPRVAIPKDVKPGAEFVFPGEEQTTQETLALLISSLKEKYPKGNEAKRDAHPFAHGCVKASFTVLPSVPEDLKFGIFNSPKTYSSWIRFSNGSITKKPDVEGDIRGMGIKLLGVDGPKLAADEKRTQDFLLINHPVLPAGAPEEYLSLFKAAFAKKPMSYFFGGMPWNWKLTALKESISIRRKKIPDVLEIRYWSTTPYRLGNDSTAVKYSARPCETKDLKVPENPAENYLRQTMVSHLKEKAACFEFMIQKQGNPISMPVEDPAVHWNENDSPFVPVAKIEIPTQEFATAEQDRFCENLSLNPWHSLEEHRPLGGINRVRKLAYESIAKYRHEQNGVKHVEPSE; encoded by the coding sequence ATGGGAAAAAAAATCGGATATATAACGCTTGGAATTTTTATTTTAATCGGTTTGTCGTATTGGGCGGGGCAAGGACCGAGGGTCGCGATCCCGAAGGACGTAAAACCGGGTGCGGAATTCGTTTTTCCGGGAGAGGAACAAACCACTCAGGAAACTCTTGCGCTTTTGATTTCTTCTCTTAAGGAAAAATATCCGAAAGGAAACGAGGCGAAAAGGGACGCGCATCCGTTCGCACACGGTTGTGTTAAGGCGAGTTTTACGGTGTTGCCTTCCGTTCCCGAAGATCTTAAATTTGGAATATTCAATTCTCCTAAAACATATTCTTCTTGGATCCGTTTTTCAAACGGCTCCATCACGAAAAAGCCGGACGTCGAAGGCGACATTCGGGGAATGGGAATCAAGTTGTTGGGAGTGGACGGTCCTAAGTTGGCGGCGGACGAAAAACGCACACAGGATTTTTTACTCATCAATCACCCGGTTCTTCCCGCGGGCGCTCCCGAAGAATATCTTTCTTTGTTTAAAGCCGCATTCGCTAAAAAACCCATGTCTTATTTTTTCGGAGGAATGCCCTGGAATTGGAAGTTGACCGCGCTGAAAGAATCGATTTCCATCCGAAGAAAAAAAATTCCGGACGTTTTGGAAATCCGTTATTGGAGTACGACTCCGTATCGTTTAGGCAACGATTCCACGGCGGTTAAATATTCTGCGAGACCTTGCGAAACAAAGGATCTTAAAGTCCCCGAAAATCCTGCGGAGAATTATCTGCGTCAAACCATGGTTTCTCATCTTAAGGAGAAGGCGGCTTGTTTCGAATTTATGATTCAAAAACAAGGAAATCCGATTTCCATGCCCGTCGAAGATCCGGCGGTACATTGGAACGAAAACGATTCTCCGTTTGTTCCGGTCGCAAAGATCGAAATCCCGACGCAGGAATTCGCCACCGCGGAACAGGATCGTTTCTGTGAAAATCTTTCTTTGAATCCTTGGCATTCCTTGGAGGAACATCGTCCTCTCGGCGGAATCAATCGTGTTAGAAAACTTGCATACGAATCGATCGCAAAATACAGACACGAACAGAACGGCGTCAAACACGTAGAACCTTCGGAGTGA
- a CDS encoding ABC-F family ATPase translates to MISTSGLTLNFGKKILFENVSVKFKENCRYGLIGANGSGKSTFMKILAGLEQAANGAVSIDAGLKLGYLKQDHYEYENETVLNTVIMGNPELWEVSQERDAIYAKPEMSDEDGMRVSELEEKYGELGGYEAESTAGELLEGLGIPTTSHTQTLAFLTGGFKLRVLLAQVLFQKPDILLLDEPTNHLDIKTIHWLEEFLTNYRGVVIVISHDRHFINSIATHIADLDYQSLTIYPGNYDDFMEASTMARERLLDENKRKKEKIAELQDFVNRFSANASKSKQATSRQKQIEKIKLDDVKPSSRVSPYIRFKMKKPLGKDVILADNVSKSYDRAIFKDFTINITKGEKIAIIGTNGVGKTTLLKTLMKQIEPDTGKVSMGDSVTASIFPQDHREGILEDADTIVEWLYRYADPGTEMEEIRAILGRMLFSGDMAKKPTSVLSGGEKSRIIIGRMIMTGDNLLALDEPTNHLDLETIEALNYALSIFEGTVIFVSHDREFVSSLATRVIEVSTEGIRDFKGSYEDFLEREGAEFYKRLSGGPVLTES, encoded by the coding sequence ATGATCAGCACTTCCGGATTAACCCTAAATTTTGGTAAAAAAATTCTTTTTGAGAACGTTTCGGTTAAGTTTAAGGAGAATTGCAGATACGGTTTGATCGGTGCAAACGGTTCCGGTAAGTCCACGTTTATGAAAATTCTCGCGGGATTGGAACAGGCCGCGAACGGCGCGGTTTCCATCGACGCAGGATTGAAGCTCGGTTATTTAAAACAGGATCATTACGAATACGAAAACGAAACGGTGCTCAATACCGTTATCATGGGGAATCCCGAACTCTGGGAAGTTTCCCAAGAACGGGATGCGATTTACGCGAAACCCGAAATGTCCGACGAGGACGGAATGCGCGTTTCCGAACTTGAAGAGAAATACGGAGAACTCGGAGGTTACGAAGCCGAAAGTACCGCGGGTGAACTTCTCGAAGGATTGGGAATTCCCACAACGAGTCATACGCAGACTCTTGCATTCTTAACCGGAGGTTTTAAACTCCGCGTTCTTTTGGCTCAGGTTCTATTCCAAAAACCTGATATTCTTCTTTTGGACGAACCTACCAACCACTTGGATATCAAGACGATTCACTGGCTCGAAGAATTCTTAACGAATTACCGCGGTGTCGTCATCGTGATTTCGCACGACCGTCACTTTATCAATTCGATCGCGACTCATATCGCGGATTTGGATTATCAATCCTTGACCATTTATCCGGGTAACTACGACGACTTTATGGAAGCGTCCACGATGGCCCGCGAACGTCTGTTAGACGAGAACAAACGTAAGAAAGAGAAGATTGCCGAACTTCAAGACTTCGTAAACCGATTCAGCGCGAACGCGAGTAAGTCCAAACAGGCGACTTCCAGACAAAAACAAATCGAGAAGATCAAACTCGACGACGTGAAACCTTCCTCCAGGGTTTCTCCTTATATCCGTTTTAAAATGAAGAAGCCTCTCGGTAAGGACGTAATTCTTGCGGATAACGTTTCGAAATCTTACGATCGTGCTATCTTTAAGGATTTTACGATCAATATCACCAAAGGGGAGAAGATCGCGATCATCGGAACCAACGGAGTCGGAAAGACGACCTTGTTGAAAACGCTGATGAAACAGATCGAGCCCGATACGGGAAAGGTTTCGATGGGGGATTCGGTAACCGCCTCGATCTTTCCTCAGGATCACCGCGAAGGTATATTAGAAGATGCTGATACGATTGTGGAATGGCTTTATCGATACGCCGACCCCGGAACGGAGATGGAAGAGATCCGCGCGATTTTGGGAAGAATGTTGTTCAGCGGCGATATGGCCAAAAAACCGACGAGCGTTCTTTCCGGGGGAGAAAAATCCAGAATCATCATCGGAAGAATGATCATGACCGGGGACAATCTTCTCGCACTCGACGAACCTACGAACCACTTAGACTTGGAAACGATCGAAGCCTTGAACTACGCCTTGTCCATCTTTGAAGGAACGGTAATTTTCGTTTCTCACGACCGCGAGTTCGTATCTTCTTTGGCGACTCGAGTGATCGAGGTTTCGACAGAAGGAATCCGGGATTTCAAAGGTTCTTACGAGGACTTCTTGGAAAGAGAAGGTGCGGAATTCTACAAACGTTTATCCGGCGGGCCCGTTTTGACGGAATCTTGA
- a CDS encoding hybrid sensor histidine kinase/response regulator — MKDSSEYKSLETIHEFYENSHELFSKGSYLEEMSGFYSLCRKTVHADFIILLESRDSLSLKISESEPNFDFSLRQTNTELLSLSYPNGEPSPAFALKRKEIRFSNFDALEELNFEQALVLPIPSSETGIRNILLFLYSKNEENISEFLKVLTGLSPRIREIFSIKNKEISLNSLHTQLDSIVKTISQSIIFMDSGTGKTWINESAAALLSFPKGGDVSSWEVSNAMTRLMQASVNREEIFLEVNRNLSNPKLETFSTQWTFQDPEKKVFEVTCVLLPGKVAPGRLWFFEDITSFHLQQETLALLNQALKEKSEIAEQENLAKTVFMSNISHEIRTPMTGILGITELLLQTSPTPDQRDSLELIRRSGDNLLKIINHLLDFSKADTGKIELESIPFNMENLLRDLTALLRIEAEKNQNEMRIELPSDFPETLSGDPVRIGQIFTNLVSNATKFTKEGTVEIGFHILEKKNGSVFFRAWVSDDGIGIPASKLDSVFEPFVQSDISITRNFGGTGLGLSITKKLIELMGGKIHVESQPGIGTRFWFELRLEIPASEKTETIENSSPEETTSNQSDFSGLKVLIVEDNPINQKLLGRILKKKNIEPSLVEDGMEAIEKVKLSHYDLIFMDINMPGIDGLSATEIIRKFPKGKSVRIVGLTANAAPEIQDVAVQRGMDSLLTKPYNVSQIEEILRSFENR, encoded by the coding sequence ATGAAAGATTCTTCAGAATACAAATCCTTAGAAACAATTCACGAATTTTATGAAAATTCACACGAACTCTTTTCCAAGGGTTCGTATCTGGAGGAGATGAGCGGATTTTATTCCCTTTGCAGAAAAACGGTTCATGCCGATTTTATAATATTGTTGGAAAGCAGGGATTCTCTTTCCCTAAAAATATCCGAGTCGGAACCGAACTTCGACTTTTCACTGAGACAAACCAACACAGAACTTCTTTCCTTATCCTATCCGAACGGAGAACCCTCGCCCGCTTTCGCATTAAAACGAAAGGAAATACGATTTTCGAACTTCGACGCTTTGGAAGAATTGAACTTCGAACAAGCGCTCGTATTGCCGATACCGAGCTCGGAAACCGGAATTCGAAATATTCTTTTATTCTTATATTCCAAAAATGAAGAGAACATTTCCGAATTTCTGAAAGTGTTAACTGGTTTATCTCCGAGAATTCGGGAAATTTTTTCGATCAAAAACAAGGAGATTTCCTTAAATTCTCTTCATACTCAGTTGGATTCGATCGTAAAGACGATTTCCCAGTCGATCATCTTTATGGATTCCGGAACGGGCAAAACCTGGATCAACGAAAGCGCGGCCGCCTTGCTTTCTTTTCCGAAAGGAGGAGACGTTTCTTCTTGGGAAGTTTCCAACGCGATGACGAGATTGATGCAAGCCTCGGTCAATCGCGAGGAGATTTTTCTAGAAGTAAATCGAAACCTATCCAATCCGAAATTGGAAACGTTCTCGACCCAGTGGACGTTTCAAGATCCCGAAAAAAAAGTCTTCGAAGTTACTTGTGTTCTTTTGCCCGGAAAGGTCGCGCCGGGAAGACTTTGGTTTTTCGAGGACATCACTTCGTTTCATCTTCAACAGGAAACCTTGGCGCTTTTGAATCAAGCCCTGAAGGAAAAAAGCGAAATCGCCGAACAGGAGAATCTCGCCAAAACCGTGTTCATGTCCAACATCAGTCACGAAATCCGAACTCCGATGACGGGAATATTAGGAATTACTGAATTACTTTTACAAACCTCCCCGACCCCGGATCAACGCGATTCCTTGGAACTGATCCGAAGAAGCGGAGATAATCTGCTCAAGATCATCAATCACCTTTTGGATTTTTCCAAAGCCGACACGGGTAAGATCGAATTGGAATCGATTCCGTTCAACATGGAGAATCTTCTTCGGGACCTAACGGCTCTTTTGCGCATCGAAGCGGAAAAGAATCAAAACGAAATGAGGATAGAACTTCCGTCCGATTTTCCCGAAACTCTCAGCGGAGATCCGGTTCGAATCGGTCAGATTTTTACGAATCTCGTATCGAATGCGACGAAGTTCACCAAGGAAGGAACGGTCGAAATCGGATTTCATATATTAGAAAAAAAGAATGGATCCGTGTTCTTTAGAGCCTGGGTTTCCGACGACGGAATCGGAATTCCCGCGTCCAAACTCGATTCTGTCTTCGAGCCTTTCGTTCAGTCCGATATTTCCATCACAAGAAATTTCGGGGGAACCGGGCTCGGATTATCGATCACCAAAAAATTGATCGAGTTGATGGGCGGAAAAATCCACGTAGAAAGCCAACCCGGAATTGGAACCCGGTTTTGGTTCGAACTTCGGCTCGAAATTCCCGCTTCGGAAAAAACGGAAACGATCGAAAATTCTTCCCCGGAAGAAACGACCTCGAACCAATCCGATTTTTCGGGGCTAAAGGTTTTGATCGTGGAGGACAATCCGATCAATCAAAAACTTCTCGGAAGAATATTAAAAAAGAAGAATATAGAGCCCTCCCTCGTCGAAGACGGAATGGAAGCGATCGAAAAGGTGAAACTTTCGCATTACGATCTGATTTTTATGGATATCAACATGCCGGGAATCGACGGACTTTCCGCAACAGAAATCATCCGCAAATTCCCGAAAGGAAAGTCGGTGCGCATCGTCGGTCTGACGGCGAACGCCGCGCCCGAAATCCAAGACGTCGCCGTTCAAAGGGGAATGGACAGCCTTCTTACAAAGCCGTATAACGTGTCTCAAATCGAAGAGATCCTGCGCTCGTTCGAAAACCGTTGA
- a CDS encoding STAS domain-containing protein, with protein sequence MEITVQDDIHIIKIAGSILQSDSEELDRNLSEHNFDPSPKIIIDLTEVNHICSTALGIIVSYKKKFKSAEGDIIIVVNDEDLLQLFEITMLDKVFKVVPNIEDAFDEFKLNR encoded by the coding sequence ATGGAAATAACCGTACAAGACGATATTCATATCATCAAAATTGCAGGATCGATTCTTCAATCGGACAGCGAAGAATTGGATCGAAACCTAAGTGAACACAATTTCGATCCTAGCCCTAAGATCATCATCGATCTTACGGAAGTAAATCATATCTGTTCCACTGCGTTAGGTATCATTGTTTCTTATAAAAAGAAATTCAAAAGTGCGGAAGGCGATATCATCATCGTGGTGAACGACGAGGATCTTCTCCAACTTTTCGAAATCACCATGTTGGACAAGGTTTTCAAAGTGGTTCCCAATATCGAAGACGCTTTCGACGAATTCAAACTGAATCGTTGA
- a CDS encoding alpha/beta fold hydrolase: MQRASRHNLKTIGSGNRTIVFGHGFGCDQSTWDKLVPHFKDQYKLVLFDTIGSGKTDPSFFSPDRYSNLYAYAEDLILLLDEINIQNSLYVGHSVSGMIGLIASIRRPEHFSKLAFISASPRYLNDADYKGGFGQNDLDQLYAAMELNFFSWAGGFAPIAMGNPDRPELAQNFASSLREIRPDIGLTVARTIFQSDHRKDLAQSKRPVLILQPSDDIAVPMEVGEYLGKNIPQAAFRSIQATGHLPHFSSPESVIQELKSFFETEPA; encoded by the coding sequence ATGCAAAGAGCCTCTCGCCACAATTTAAAGACGATCGGTTCCGGAAACCGTACGATCGTATTCGGGCACGGATTCGGTTGCGACCAATCCACTTGGGACAAGTTGGTCCCTCATTTCAAAGATCAATATAAACTCGTATTGTTCGACACGATCGGTTCGGGAAAAACGGACCCTTCCTTTTTCAGCCCCGATCGATATTCGAATCTTTACGCATACGCGGAAGATCTGATCCTTCTTTTGGACGAAATCAATATTCAAAATTCATTATATGTTGGACATTCCGTAAGCGGAATGATCGGCCTCATCGCTTCGATTCGAAGACCGGAACATTTTTCCAAACTCGCGTTTATCAGCGCTTCTCCCCGTTATCTAAACGACGCGGATTACAAAGGCGGATTCGGACAAAACGATCTCGATCAACTGTATGCGGCGATGGAACTCAACTTTTTTTCCTGGGCCGGCGGCTTTGCTCCGATCGCGATGGGAAATCCGGATCGTCCCGAACTGGCGCAGAATTTCGCTTCTTCCCTTCGAGAGATTCGTCCCGATATCGGATTGACCGTCGCAAGAACGATCTTTCAATCCGATCACAGAAAGGATCTCGCCCAAAGCAAACGTCCCGTATTGATTTTACAGCCGTCAGACGACATCGCGGTGCCGATGGAAGTCGGAGAATATCTGGGGAAGAATATTCCGCAAGCCGCCTTTCGCTCCATTCAGGCGACCGGACATCTTCCGCATTTCAGTTCCCCCGAATCCGTGATTCAGGAACTCAAATCCTTTTTTGAAACAGAACCCGCTTGA